ttggtcatttttaggtttcattgtatattttggttattttttaagttttgtgggtattttagtcattttctagaaatttagattttatgttgtttatttaaattttaggtgGGTTTTAATGTGTATTAGTGGGTTTATCCAAATTAGGTAGATGATAGATGGGTTCATAGATATGGATAAATATTGCCAAATATTGCCACTCCAActcaagagggagagaagaaattGACAGGTATCTAACCAAAGGCAAAACACTCTGTCATTTAAATATAAGCCACACAAGTCTATTTAGAAAgaaagtgatatatatatatatatatatatatatatatatagagagagagagagagagagagagagagagagagagaacaagaatATGACTTAGAGAAGTACTGGAGATTGtttcaaacaaaagaaagaaaaaacgaAAATGGAGGTTCTTTATGAATAAGTGACATGATCTACCattttactaaaatattgtcatttgtttaaaattgccTAGTTAGATTTAAATAGAAAATCATTATTAATTTAACAACTTTAAACAAGTAGAGTTATTTAGTGAATTAGTAGACAAGTAACGTAGTCTATCAAAGTACGGTATAATTCCTCCGCATACTTCATAGGGCCTGCGATCAGTGTAGACCACAAAATATCAACCATCGTTtgtttgaatatatatatatatatagcgatTAGTTACTTTGACCCGGCTCACACTGAAACCATGCCTAATTGGTAGTGACTCTCTGCTAGCTCCAAAGGTTTATGATAGTGATTGACGTTATCCTGCTTGGGACTTAAAGCAATCACATTGGGGTCTCTTGGTCATTTATTAGGTTTCGAGTGTgtttcggtcatttttttaagtttagggggtattttggtaattttcacgttttggggggtattttggtcattttataagtTTCGGAGATATTCCTGTCatcttttaggtttagggggtattttggtaattttaagggGGCATTTTTAGGttaagggggtattttggtaatttttagatttcataagtattttggtcattttttaagtttcaggcctattttggtaattttaaggtttcaggggtattttggtcatttttaggtttcattgtatattttggttattttttaagttttgtgggtattttagtcattttctagaaatttagattttatgttgtttatttaaattttaggtgGGTTTTAATGGGTATTAGTGGGTTTATCCAAATTAGGTAGATGATAGATGGGTTCATAGATATGGATAAATATTGCCAAATATTGCCACTCCAActcaagagggagagaagaaattGACAGGTATCTAACCAAAGGCAAAACACTCTGTCATTTAAATATAAGCCACACAAGTCTATTTAGAAAgaaagtgatatatatatatatatatatagagagagagagagagagagagagagagagagagagagagagagagagagagagagagagagagagaacaagaatATGACTTAGAGAAGTACTGGAGATTGtttcaaacaaaagaaagaaaaaacgaAAATGGAGGTTCTTTATGAATAAGTGACATGATCTACCattttactaaaatattgtcatttgtttaaaattgccTAGTTAGATTTAAATAGAAActcattattaatttaaaaactttaaacaagTAGAGTTATTTAGTGAATTAGTAGACAAGTAACGTAGTCTATCAAAGTACGGTATAATTCCTCCGCATACTTCATAGGGCCTGCGATTAGTGTAGACCACACAATATCAACCATCATTtgtttgaatatatatatatagcgatTAGTTACTTTGACCCGGCTCACACTGAAACCATGCCTAATTGGTAGTGACTCTCTGCTAGCTCCAAAGGTTTATGATAGTGATTGACGTTATCCTGCTTGGGACTTAAAGCAATCACATTGGGGTCTCTTGGTCATTTATTAGGTTTCGAGTGTgtttcggtcatttttttaagtttagggggtattttggtaatttttaggttttggggggtattttggtcattttataagtTTCGGAGATATTCCTGTCatcttttaggtttagggggtattttggtaattttaagggGGCATTTTTAGGttaagggggtattttggtaatttttagatttcataagtattttggtcattttttaagtttcagggctattttggtaattttaaggtttcaggggtattttggtcatttttaggtttcattgtatattttggttattttttaagttttgtgggtattttagtcattttctaaaaatttagattttatgttgtttatttaaattttagatgggtttTAATGGGTATTAATGAGTTTATCCAAATTAGGTAGATGATAGATGGGTTCATAGATATGGATAAATATTGCCACTCCAActcaagagggagagaagaaattGACAGGTATCTAACCAAAGGCAAAACACTCTGTCATTTAAATATAAGCCACACAAGTCTATTAGAAAgaaagtgatatatatatatatatatatatagagagagagagagagagagagagagagagagagagagagagagagagagaacaagaatATGACTCAGAGAAGTACTGGAGATTGtttcaaacaaaagaaagaaaaaacgaAAATGGAGGTTCTTTATGAATAAGTGACATGATCTACTATTTTACTAAAATGTTgtcatttgtttaaaattgcctagttagatttaaataaaaactcattattaatttaacaattttaaacaagtagAGTTATTTAGTGAATTAGTAGACAAGTAACGTAGTCTATCAAAGACGGCATAATTACTCCGCATACTTCATAGGGCCTGCGATCAGTGTAGACCACACAATATCAACCATCATTtgtttgaatatatatatatatatatatagcgatTAGTTACTTTGACCCGACTCACACTGAAACCATGCCTAATTGGGAGTGACTCTCTGCTAGCTCCAAAGGTTGATTATGGTGATTGACGTTATCCTGCTTGGGACTTAAAGCAATCACATTGGGGTCTCTTGCTAGCTGTTTCTTAAAGTAGAAAAATGataccaattttttaaaaactgaaataaaGAAAAGCGGTACTTtgaaaagtaagaaacaattaatagaaaaaaaaaaatattttactaaagtgaaaaaataaagtataGAATATTGGATATGATACAAGTGTTTAAAAAGTGATtgagtaaaatacaaaaaaaaaaatatatattttatcttaaaaccaaatatatatatatatatatatatttgagagaCTAATTTAATTGCTCTTTATCTTAGAATCCTTTCTACTGTGTTgtccatagattttttttttttttttaaatttatttacgATATACTAGCAAGTAGCAATCACAATcttattgtcaaaattttctatgGACAATCCATTGTGCTTTTCACCATCTAATAATGGTGAAGAAagtaatgaaaaaagaaaaaagagggaaaaattgAGGAGATATTTTCTTACATAATCTATAATCTATCAGTATCAGTCAGATAGGTGTTGTATACCTTATCTTATCTAGTTGTACGTCTAATATTTTTCGTAACTTAAAAAAGACCCAAAATACAcaaacaaaagttttttttttttttttttgacaaacaaaAGCTTGAAACTCCTTAACCTCAACATTATATGCTCTAATATGTCAAATATCATTTTATCATATTTCCATCCAAATGAATCATTTAGGTAGATTTgaaattgtttctcaaaaaaaaaaaaaaagcactcaagtagtggcctacatgatcaacaaatggagggccAAGATCGGTGAAAAGAagctatataatgtaagagaTCCTCTAAGGGAAGGATCATCTGAAAATTGTGGAAGAAGACACTGTAGCAGCCAAGAACTGAAATTGTAACCAAGTCTgaagaaatatattcaagaactactGTCCTCGGACTTTGCTGAGGAGGGATTTCTTTGCACACAGCTTTATTTTCTTCGCTTCCCTACTATCCTTAATCTACTGTGTGCGTTAATCAATCCATTGAAGCCTAATTTTTAAgatcactctctacaaatttattgtgttggGATTTTTGGGCCTTAATCCAGTTATTTCTTGGGCCTAGGACACAAAACTTGCCCtcacaattggcgtcgtctgtggggaATTACTTGAGCTTTAGTAAGATCACCATTTAGCCATGGTAGGTTCGGGGCCTGACTGGGAAGAATCTGTTGGTTcccaacatcaagatcattttcttAACCTTGAGCAAAGAAGGAACTCGGAGGCTAGTGGGCATACCACACACACCAGTAAAAGCCAATCTTGAGGTAGGAGTCACGTCTTTCATGAGGAAAATACTAGGAGCCAGTAACTGGAGATAGACTATTTGCATAGGAGGTTATGCTGCGAGTGACGCAGAGGAACTCCTTTGAATTCTGGCCATTCTTTTGATGATAATAGTGATAATAGCTACTGGCCTAGATCAAGGATTCTTCCCAGTGAGTTTTTTTTCGTGTGATGAGGAGCATCATGGTAGGCAGAGAGGGAAAAGTCCGTCTCACAAAGGCTTGGGCAACGACGCTATGGGTAGGGCTTTGAATCAAATTTCTAAGTCACCTTTCACCTGTAAGATTGAGGGAGGAAAACTTCATCGGCAGTTTACTCAACCAACGTTTACATTGTATAATGGAAAAACGGACCTTGTGGAGCATGTtagccacttcaaccagagaATGGCTGTTCACTTaaagaatgagaccttgatgtgcaaggtgttcccaTCTAGTTTGGGGCCGTGGCAATGAATGGTTCGATGGCCTAAGGGAAGGCTCTATTAACTCCTTTAAGGAGCTTACAAGGGCCTTTGGTTCTCGTTTCGCTACTTGTAGTAGAGTTCCCCGGCCTTTAGACTCCCTATTGTCCATGGCTATGcgagaaggggaaaccctgaagaCATATTTTGACAGACACTTGGAGATGTTTAACAAAATAGATGGAAATTTTGATGACGTGGCTATAAGGAcattcaaggtcggcctacctgcAAAGCACGATTTGAGGAAATATTTGATTGGAAAACCTATGGAGAGTGTGCGTTAGCTCATGGACCGTATTAACAAGTACAAGCGGGCctaggaagatcaacagcaaaGGAAAGGGAAAGCTAAGGTGGTCCTTCAGGATAAAAGGGATTTTAGGTCGAATCGATACAACAATAACTGTCCTCGGAGGGATTCTTTTCTAGCAACTTGGGTTTACCACTACTCAAGTAGTTAACACGGAGTTCCAAGAGCCAGTACATCAAATCctggaaaaaattaagaatgaaccatactttgaatggccaaataagatgggaggagaTCTCGTGAAGCGCAACCAAAGCCTTCATTGCCAATACCACTAGGAGCGAGGACACATCACAGAAGATTGCAGGACTTTGTAGAATCACCTGGAGCAACTGGTCTGAAAGGGAAAGTTAAAGGAATTCTTGTACCAACCCAGTGGACAGGGTGGCTAGGCAAGGTCAGGAGCTTAAAGAAATGCTTCTACAAGACCACCTTTGGATACAATTAGTGTCATCCTGGCTACCTCAGGGAGGACTGGTTCTCAGCCATCTAAGTTGATGTCTGTAGCTCGGCCTTCTACAGAGGACTGGCCTTTTAATTCGAAGAAGGTTAGAAAAGAGGGCTGATCATCTTTGAGCTTTTCCGATGAAGACAAAATTAGGACCTTCCAGCCACACGATGATGCCCTGGTAGTTACTCTTAGGATTGGAATGTACGACGTTAAGAGGGTGTTGGTAGATTAGGGTAGCGGTGCTGGGATCATGTACCCCGACCTGTATAAGGGGTTGAAGCTGAGGCCTGAGGACCTTGCCAGCTATGACTCTTCTCTGATAGGATTCGATGGGAAAATTGTTTTTCCAAAGGGCTAAATCCGGCTACCTGTTCAGACTGGGTTAGAGGTCGTGGAAATGAACTTCATCGTGGTAGACTCATACTCCCCTTATACTACTATTGTGGTGATACCTTGGTTCCACGCCATAGGGTCCATGCCTTCCACCTTGCACTTAAAGGTGAAGTATCCACCAGGTGATTGGGTTGAGGAACTGGCGAGAAGCCAGTCTATGGCCAGGTAGTGCTTGGTGGCCGCAATCAGGCATCAGGCCAAAAGTGAGTCCTCAACTGCTGCTGGCTAGGGTTTATAGCAATCAAAGGTACCAATGTGGTTCGCAAACGTAGTAGTAGGAGAGGTAGAATGTGAGGAGCTAGAAAGAGTTGTTGTTGGTGATGATGATGGTAAGTTCTTCCAAATCGGAGTTCAGTTGCTTCCCCAAGAAAAGAAGGAGCTAGTAATGTTTCTTAGGAAAAATCTCGATGTGTTTTCATGGAGTGCTTATGAAACCCCTAGGgtggatccgagcttcattttcCATCACTTGAACGTCAATCCATCCACTATCCCCAAGAAGCAACCACCTTGGTGATCATCTAAGGAACATTCTGATACCGTCAGGGAAGAAATGACCAAGCTCAAGTGGGCAGGGGCTATTAAAGAGGTATTTTATCCTGAGTGGTTGGTCAATAcaatggtggtgaagaagaaaagcgGAAAGTGGTGAGTATGTGTGTACTTCAAAGATTTAAATAAGGCCTGCCAAAAGGACCCTTTCCCCATGCCTCAGATAAACCAATTGGTGGACATAACTGTGGGCCATCCTCGGATTAGCTTCCTAGATGCCTTTCAAGGGTACCATCAAATACCATTAGCTTTGGAAGATTAGGAAAAGACAGCTTATGTTCCACCTACTAGAAACTACcactacaaggtgatgccctttgggCTGAAGAATGCAGGGTCTACTTACCAGaagatgatgactaggatgttcgaTTCACAATTAGGCAAAAATATTGAggtttatatagatgatatggtggtaaaaagTATGGTAGTATCTGAGCAAGTGGGTGACCTTGGAAGCATCTTTGAAATACTCAGGGGGCATAAACTGCGCCTCAATGCTTCCAAGTGTTCGTTTGGCGTCGGCTCAGGTAAAGTTTTAGGCTACATGGTCACTCATCATGGAATTGACGTCAACCCTGATCAGATCAAGGCAATTAATAGTTTGCAGCCTCCTTAGAATCCCAAAGAGGTCCAGAAGTTGACAGGGATGATTACTGCTCTAAACCGATTCATCTCTCGATTAGCAAACAAgtgtaggcctttctttcagttgttgcatgaatggaagggatttgaatggaccgaagTGTGTGCTCGGGCCTTCTAGCAACTGAAGGAATACCTTTCTTGGCCACACATTATGTCCAAACTCGAGGAAGAGGAGGTCCTATTTGCTTACGTTGTAGTGGCCTCCCATGCGATGAGCTTAGTACTAATATGAGATGACAACAGAGTACATAGACCAGTctattatgtgagcaagtcatTGCAGGTGGTAGAGGTTTGTTACCTACCACTGGAGAAGGCCATTATGGCGGAGGTGCATGCTACACGCAAGATCCCTTACTACTTCTAAGCCCATATGGCTGTGGTTttaactcaacttcctcttcaatccCTACTTCAGAAAGTTGATTACATGGGAAGGATCGCCAAATGGGGGACGATcctaggggcttttgacatTAAGTATATGCCTCGTACCTTTGTTAAAGGCCAAATCCTCACAGATTTAGTGGCCGAGTTTGCTGAAAGCCCATAGGAAGAGGAGGGAGAAAAGCagaacatggatggaaaatcagttgggatagTGTCCTTACAAGAACCTTTTACTTGAAGGGTATATGTTGATGGTATAGCCAATCAAAAGGGATTGGGAGTGAGGCTAGTTTTGATATCTCCTGAGAAGATCACTATTGAGAAATTCTTGAGGTTGGTCTTTTCGGCCacaaacaatgaggccgagtatgtgGCTTTGTTGGTTGGAATGGATACGGTTCAGAAAGTgggaagaaaaataattgaGGTGTTTTCAGATTCAAGGTTGGTTGTTGGCCAGGTAAATGACGAATTGGAAGTCAAGGACCTGATGATGCAAGGGTATTTGAGTCAAGTCAGGCACTTACAATCAGGGTTCAAGTCCTTCGCCTTACAGCAGATCCCTAGGAGCAGAAACACGCGTGTAGACTCTCTTGCCACTCTCGCAACCTCCTCGGTGTAGAGCTTACCTCGGGTTATCCTGGTTGAGGATTTATGTAAACTCACTGATTCAAATAGGGAAAAGGCTCAGATTCATCAGGTTAGGGtggggcctagttggatggattctaTTGTGTTGTTCCTTAAAGACAATGTCCTGCCCAAGGGAAAGGTGGAGGCCGACAAGGTGCGGAGAAAAGCTCCTCAGTTTTAGTTGTTCGAGAATCATAAGTTGTACAAGCGCTCTTTTTCTGGATCATATTTGCTTTGCATCCACCCCGACGCAATGGAACCACTCCTAGAAGAGCTACATGtggggatttgtgggagccatatGGGAGACAGGTCTTTGTCTCATAGGGCATTCAcccagggatattggtggcaaATATGCGAAAGGAAGCACAAGCATACATGaggaagtgtgaccaatgctagAAATTTGCTCCATacattcatcaaccagggggtgtgcttaaccctctgtctagtccctggccttttgcccaataaGGCCTAGATATCGTAGGGCCCTTCCCTAAAGTAGCAGGGAATAGAAGACAGCTTTTGGTCGGCACtaactacttcaccaaatgggttgaggcgGAGCCACTGGCGAATATTAGGGATGTTGATGCCAAGAGGTTtatatggaagaatatcgtcaCTTGATTTGGGATTCCACACACCCTCATTTCAGACAATGGACTTtagtttgatagcaaagctttCAGAAGGTACTGTTGCGAATTAGGAATCAAGAATAGGTACTCAACTTCGACTTATCCACAAGGAAATGGATAGGCTGAGGTTGCCAATAAAGTCATAGTgaatggacttaagaagaggttggatgacgCAAAGGGTAAATGGGTAGAAAAGCTGCCACATGTTCTTTGGACATATTGGACTACCCCTCGTAGGTCCACAAGAGAGACACaattttcaatgacttatggggtCAAGGTTGTGATTCCCCTTGAGACTGGGTTCCCAACGCTGAGGACAAGCTTATTCACTCCAGACAGCAATGACAACTTACTGGGAAAGAGCTTGGATTTAGTTGAAGAACAGAGAGAAAATGTCATGGTTCAATTGGCATactatcagcagaagctcaaacaGGGGTATGACTTCGGTGTGAAGCTGAGGACATTAGCCCCTAGGGACCTGGTGTTGAGGAAGGTGGTGGGTACTGCAAAAAACCTGGCATGGGGAAAGTTAGGGCCCAATTGGGAAAGGTCATACCATATCACCTTGGTAGCTAGTATAGGTGCATACTTCCTAAAAGATTTAAGCGAAAATATTGTACCATGCCCCTGAAATGTGAATAAcctgcgaaggtattattattaatgaatggCAATTCTGCCATgtttttgttagaattatgtgTCATCTTGGTTACTTGCTTGaatattaaatagaaccttaatCATGTCTggcttctcggaccacatactttgggtaaattaatattcttggttattttcttgaatattaaatagaaccttggtcatgcctagctcctcgaaccacataccttgggtaaattaatattcttggtTATTTGCTTGAATTTTAAACAGAActttggtcatgcctggctcctcagaccacatacttcgaataaattactattcttgattttttgcttaagtgttaaacagaaccttggttatgcttGGTTCCttagaccacatgccttgggcaAATTAATAATCTCCATTACTTGCCTGCATATTAAACAAAacattggtcatgtctggcttcTTAGATCACAtatcttgggtaaattgatattcttcACTATCtgttcaagtgttaaacagaaccttggttatgtccGGTTCCTTGGATCACATGCCTTAGGTAAATTAGCATTTATTTAATCACGAGAATACCCAGCAGGACCTCTGCCATGCCTAGTctctcggaccacatgcctagAGTAAAACAGCACTTTGTGATTTCACCAAGGATGGGGCCTTGGCCTATGC
This genomic stretch from Castanea sativa cultivar Marrone di Chiusa Pesio chromosome 1, ASM4071231v1 harbors:
- the LOC142640831 gene encoding uncharacterized protein LOC142640831, which gives rise to MPFGLKNAGSTYQKMMTRMFDSQLGKNIEVYIDDMVVKSMVVSEQVGDLGSIFEILRGHKLRLNASKCSFGVGSGKVLGYMVTHHGIDVNPDQIKKVDYMGRIAKWGTILGAFDIKYMPRTFVKGQILTDLVAEVYVDGIANQKGLGVRLVLISPEKITIEKFLRLVFSATNNEAEYVALLVGMDTVQKVGRKIIEVFSDSRLVVGQVNDELEVKDLMMQGYLSQVREKAQIHQVRVGPSWMDSIVLFLKDNVLPKGKVEADKAEVANKVIVNGLKKRLDDAKGKWVEKLPHVLWTYWTTPRRSTRETQFSMTYGVKVVIPLETGFPTLRTSLFTPDSNDNLLGKSLDLVEEQRENVMVQLAYYQQKLKQGYDFGVKLRTLAPRDLVLRKVVGTAKNLAWGKLGPNWERSYHITLVASIGAYFLKDLSENIVPCP